Within the Salvia hispanica cultivar TCC Black 2014 chromosome 4, UniMelb_Shisp_WGS_1.0, whole genome shotgun sequence genome, the region TGTGATGAGTTGTGCTAATATATCAACCCAAGTATCAGGAACACCAGGCAAGCACCAATGCATGCAGTCCTGTCCCCACACAGCCACTGCGTCCTTCTTCCCCAGCCACACCGCCGGGTGAGCGTCGGCTCTCCACTCGCTCAAACGGCTCAAGTCCAGCGGTATGATGCTCGTCCCTTTCAACGCCTCCCCGATCACTTCATTCACTATTCTACCTTCTTTGTTGGTTCCGTTGTTGGCTGGATCAAACCATAAATCTATCTCGGATTCTTCAAGAGGGTTGTCGAACAAGCAGCTCCCGTTCTGATTCCAGTCGCCCCCGTGAAAATGCCGCGGTGACTGCAGCCGCCAGAACTTGAGCGTCTTCTTGGGGAAAGCTTTCTCGATATGAGATACCATGTTCTTGACAACAACTTTCAGCCCATCCATTAAGTCCAGAGGAGGATGTATTGGCTGACCGTCTTTGAAGAATACGAGAGGAGTTTCTTCTGGGAATTTATCAGGGCCCCACCTAAGCACAAGACGACACTTTATTGCATCAACACACTAAACGGAACAACAAATTGCAACCACATACAACACCGAAATTAAAACCTTAACATTAGCCATTAgcactagttttttttttttttcctgaaaGCATCGTATTGGAAAACATCATTATATTCTGAAGAATTTGCCAATCTGGGATTAATTGACAAGAAAGAAAACACTTGGATTTGAACCAATAATTATCTATTGAGAATTCAGGTTAGAGATTAAAAAAGTAGGACATCAATGACATTCTTACAACGGGTACGAAAGTCTGTTGATAGCATGCAAAATTCAAGTTTCGTGTGCCAGAATCATCCATACCAATGGCATATGTGTGTATATTGTTAATTGAtaatgaaaattgagaaaaaacaaaagattagAGAATCACCAGTGACCGGTGTTGAAAACCAGAACATCGTAGAAATCAGAAACGTTAGCCCAATCATCAGCTGGAATATCAACATCTGCTCGATATATTCCTTTGACTCCATCTTGACCAGAAAATCCAGGCTGTTTAGTCTGCCACCTTGTTTAATCAGTAATTAGCTAGTGAGGAAGCAAATCCAAGTTATCCAATAAAAGGTACACATGCTACATAAATCGAGCattcaaagtaaaaaatgtAAGAGGGCACAGGCCACACACAGTGCCTATAATAATACCCCATCAATTAGAAATGCCCTAAAGTTGCGGctcttcata harbors:
- the LOC125221926 gene encoding protein trichome birefringence-like 12, with product MASKLSPKLIICLILPSCFLILFHSFFPLLLPQSKTPFSPLTSCNLSDGRWILDPTRKPTYDSACPFHRNAWNCLKNQRANMARINSWKWSPHACDLDRVDPVRFLNLMRDRSIGLIGDSLNENFLVAFLCVLRLGDAGARKWKRRGAWRGAYFPKFNVTVAYHRAVLLARYEWQTKQPGFSGQDGVKGIYRADVDIPADDWANVSDFYDVLVFNTGHWWGPDKFPEETPLVFFKDGQPIHPPLDLMDGLKVVVKNMVSHIEKAFPKKTLKFWRLQSPRHFHGGDWNQNGSCLFDNPLEESEIDLWFDPANNGTNKEGRIVNEVIGEALKGTSIIPLDLSRLSEWRADAHPAVWLGKKDAVAVWGQDCMHWCLPGVPDTWVDILAQLITYNFTPL